The Deltaproteobacteria bacterium genomic interval GTCGCCGAGCGCGCGCCGGTCGCGCCCGGAGTGAACGTCACGTCGACCGTCGCCGATCCCCCGTTGGCGACGACGGTAAACGGCGTGGTCGCGGCGATCGAAAACTCCGCGGCGTCCGGCCCCGCGATCGCGAGCGACGTGACCGTCGCGTCGGTGTCGCCGGTGTTCGTGAGCACGAGCGACCCGGTGACCGGCACGCCGACCCGCTGGTCGCCGAAATCGAGCGGGTCGGCGTCGGCGACCAGCGCCGGCTGCGCCGCCGCGGCCGCCGGCACGACGAGCGCGACGAAAACGGCGGCGATGATCGGCCGGGCGCGCCCGGCCGCGACGTTCCCTGGGAGGCGAGGCAAAGCCACGTACCCTACGAGTTTAGCGCGATCGCCGGGGCGCCGGCACCGAGCGCTCGGCCGGACGACCGCACCGGCGGTTGGGCCGGAGCGTGCATCCGTTCTAAGATGCGCGCGTGACCGACAAGCGCGACAAGCGCGACGGCGACGCCGGCCGGCCGCCCGAGGTCTCCACCAGCGCGCGCGGAGACGCCGTGCGCCCCGCCACGTTCCCGCCGGACCGTTGGGCCACGCCGTACGTATCCAAGACGCACCCGCCCGCCACCGTCCCGCCGGTCGACCGCGTGCCGGTCGCCGGCGCGGCGCCGGACGACGACGACGGCCCGCCGACCGAAGCCGCCGCGCGCGCGTTCCTGTCCCGGCGGTTCGCCGCCGCCGGCTACCGGCTCGTGTCCGACTACGCCTTCTCGGCGCCGGGCGTGGCCGTCGTCCTCGACGGCTACGACCCGGACCAGCGCGTCGGCTTCGCCTACGTCTCCCACGCCGACGCCGACGTCGTGTCCGACATCGGCCCCGCCGAGGAGCTCGCGTTCAAGCAGATGTTCGACACCCGCGACGCGTTCGTGCTCGTCGTACACGACCGGGATATCGATCAATTGTCCACGCTCGAGCACCGGCTCGACGACTTCCTCGCCGCCGTCCACCGCGTTCGCTCCCGTGGCCGCTGACCGCGCAGGACGCCCCATCCGCCCGACGCGGCGATCCGCGGCCCGCCGCGCGAGCGATGCGCGCGGACGGTGCGCGCCCCGCTCGCCACGGGTCGGCGACGCACCGCGCGCGACGCAGACACGGGGCGCCAAAGGCAGATGAACGCGCGCGAGACGGTCCCGTCGCCCGCCGGCCGCCGGCCGTTCGTCGACCTACGCGGCGTGTCGCTCACGCTCGCCAGCGGCGCCTCGCTCGTGCGCGACATCACCCTCGCGGTCCCCGAGGGGCAGACCACGGTCCTGCTCGGCCGCAGTGGCTCGGGCAAGACGACGGTGCTGCGGCTCATCAACGCGATCGCGATGCCGACCGCCGGCGAGGTCGTCGTCGCGGGCCGGTCGACCGCGGACTGGGATCCGATCGAACTGCGCCGCCGCACCGGCTACGTCATTCAGGAGGGCGGCCTGCTGCCCCACTACACCGTCGAGCGCAACGTCGGCCTCGTACCGTCGCTGCTCGGCTGGCCCCCCGACCGCATCCGCGCGCGCGTCCGCGAGCTGCTGTCGCTCGTGTCGCTCGACCCCGATGAGTTCTCCGCGCGGTTTCCCCACGAGCTGTCAGGCGGCCAGCGCCAGCGCGTCGGCATCGCGCGCGCCCTCGCCGCCGACCCGCCGCTGCTTTTGTGCGACGAGCCGTTCGGCGCACTCGACCCGATCACCCGCGCCGAGATGCAGCGCGAGTTCCGCGCGCTCGAGCGACGGCTCGGCAAGACGATCGTGTTCGTCACCCACGACCTGCGCGAGGCGGTCGCCCTCGCCGCGCACGTCGCGCTGCTCGATCGCGGGACCGTCGCCGTCAGCGGCCCGCCGGATGCGGTGCTGGCATCGGACCACCCCGAGGCGCGCGCGTTCGCGCGCACGCTCGAGCCGGTCGAGGAGGCCGCGCCGTGACCGCGTTTCTGGAATACGTGGCGGCCAGTCGCGCCGAACTGCTCGCCGCGCTCACCCGCCACCTGGTCCTCGTCGGCATCTCCGTCGGCGCGGCGGTCGCCATCGGCGTGCCGGCCGGCGTCGTCGTGGCGCGCCGCGTTCACGCCAGCCGCGCGGCGCTGGCGTTCGCCAACACGGTGCAGACGATCCCCTCGCTCGCGCTGTTCGCGTTCCTCATCCCGGTGCCGATCGTCGGCGGCACCGGCGTCGTCCCGGCGATCGTCGCGCTCACCCTGTACGCACTGCTTCCGGTGCTGAAGAACACCATCACCGGCCTGCGCGGCGTCGATCCCGCCGTGCGCGACGCGGCGGTGGCGATGGGCATGACGCCGCGGCAGCTGCTGTGGCGGGTCGACCTGCCGCTGTCGCTGTCCGTCATCCTCGCCGGCATCCGCATCGCGACCGTCGTCACGGTGGGGACCGCGACCATCGCCGCGGCGATCGGCGCCGGCGGCCTCGGCGTGTTCATCTTCCGCGGCCTCACCATCATCAACAACCACGCCATCCTCACCGGCGCGATCCCCGCGGCGCTGCTCGCGCTGCTGCTCGACGCGCTGTTGGGGCTCGTCGAGCGCGCGCTCGCGGTCCGTCCCGATGTGGCTGTCGCGGCGTGAC includes:
- a CDS encoding ATP-binding cassette domain-containing protein is translated as MNARETVPSPAGRRPFVDLRGVSLTLASGASLVRDITLAVPEGQTTVLLGRSGSGKTTVLRLINAIAMPTAGEVVVAGRSTADWDPIELRRRTGYVIQEGGLLPHYTVERNVGLVPSLLGWPPDRIRARVRELLSLVSLDPDEFSARFPHELSGGQRQRVGIARALAADPPLLLCDEPFGALDPITRAEMQREFRALERRLGKTIVFVTHDLREAVALAAHVALLDRGTVAVSGPPDAVLASDHPEARAFARTLEPVEEAAP
- a CDS encoding ABC transporter permease; protein product: MEYVAASRAELLAALTRHLVLVGISVGAAVAIGVPAGVVVARRVHASRAALAFANTVQTIPSLALFAFLIPVPIVGGTGVVPAIVALTLYALLPVLKNTITGLRGVDPAVRDAAVAMGMTPRQLLWRVDLPLSLSVILAGIRIATVVTVGTATIAAAIGAGGLGVFIFRGLTIINNHAILTGAIPAALLALLLDALLGLVERALAVRPDVAVAA